A region from the Desulfobacterales bacterium genome encodes:
- a CDS encoding acyl-CoA dehydrogenase, giving the protein MILLNPKKHARKYPDEISKQIMLKTLEFFENKGLKKLKKDYHEKIWNYDFVEFLKKEKIFAHIMTPSGYGIEGCRWDTYRNCEFSEITGFYGINYWYTFQVTMLGLGPIFLGSNEAVKHKTGKLLAEGGVFAFGLSEKEHGADIYSTDMMLAPQSDGTYIANGDKYYIGNGNEAALVSTFAKMSDTGEYVWFVVDSKHEKYECIKNVVNEEFYVAEYALHDYPIVEEDILEKGKKAWDDMLNTINICKFNLGWGAIGLCTHAFYESIDHAANRVVYGKHVTDFPHIKKLFTDAYCRLIAMKLFAERANDYMRSASLEDRRYLLYNPMVKMKVTMQGEQIINILWDIIAAKGFEKEPFFEIAGHEINMLPKLEGTAHVNMALIVKFMKNFFFNPKTYPEVSRRDDAANDDFLFKQGSTSGLGKIQFHDYHIAYNSVDLPNVNVFKEQIELLKTFLVKATPDENQSRDFDFMLSLGEAFTLVAYGQLILESCKMFNIENDLIDEIFDVLVRDFSKYALEIFSKPSSTQKQKDFCLKIIKSPVPNNDRFKKIWENYIYALKGQYEMNP; this is encoded by the coding sequence ATGATACTGTTAAATCCTAAAAAACATGCGCGCAAATATCCTGATGAGATTTCTAAGCAAATCATGTTAAAAACACTCGAATTTTTTGAAAATAAAGGATTAAAAAAATTAAAAAAAGATTATCATGAAAAAATTTGGAATTATGATTTTGTAGAATTTTTAAAAAAAGAAAAAATTTTTGCCCATATCATGACTCCTTCTGGTTATGGAATTGAAGGATGTCGATGGGATACCTATAGAAACTGCGAATTTTCTGAAATAACAGGGTTTTATGGTATTAATTATTGGTACACCTTTCAAGTTACAATGCTTGGTTTAGGTCCTATTTTTTTGGGAAGCAATGAAGCTGTAAAGCACAAAACAGGTAAGCTTTTAGCTGAAGGTGGAGTATTTGCTTTTGGTCTTTCTGAAAAAGAGCATGGAGCTGATATTTATTCAACTGATATGATGCTTGCTCCTCAGTCTGATGGGACATATATCGCTAATGGCGATAAATATTATATTGGTAATGGTAATGAAGCAGCTTTAGTTTCAACTTTTGCTAAAATGTCAGACACAGGCGAATATGTATGGTTTGTAGTAGATTCTAAGCACGAAAAATATGAATGTATTAAAAATGTAGTTAATGAAGAATTTTATGTGGCTGAATATGCTCTTCATGATTACCCAATTGTTGAAGAAGATATTTTAGAAAAAGGTAAGAAAGCTTGGGATGACATGCTAAATACCATTAATATTTGTAAATTTAATTTGGGATGGGGGGCAATAGGTTTATGTACTCATGCTTTTTATGAATCCATAGACCATGCTGCAAATCGAGTTGTTTATGGCAAGCACGTTACAGATTTTCCACATATAAAGAAACTTTTTACAGATGCTTACTGCAGGTTAATAGCTATGAAGCTTTTTGCTGAAAGAGCTAATGATTATATGCGTTCAGCATCATTAGAAGACAGGCGTTACTTGCTTTATAATCCTATGGTAAAAATGAAAGTAACAATGCAGGGAGAACAAATTATAAATATATTATGGGATATTATTGCTGCAAAAGGATTTGAAAAAGAACCTTTCTTTGAAATAGCCGGCCATGAAATCAATATGCTTCCAAAACTGGAAGGAACAGCTCATGTAAATATGGCTTTAATTGTAAAATTCATGAAAAATTTCTTCTTTAATCCTAAAACATACCCCGAAGTTTCAAGACGAGATGACGCTGCAAATGATGATTTCCTTTTCAAACAAGGCTCTACAAGCGGCTTAGGAAAAATTCAATTCCACGATTATCATATTGCCTATAATTCAGTAGATTTGCCCAATGTAAATGTTTTTAAAGAACAAATTGAATTATTAAAAACATTTTTAGTTAAAGCAACACCCGATGAAAATCAAAGCAGAGATTTTGATTTTATGCTTTCTTTAGGTGAAGCCTTTACATTAGTTGCTTATGGACAATTAATTTTAGAAAGCTGTAAAATGTTTAATATTGAAAATGATTTAATTGATGAGATTTTTGATGTCTTAGTTAGAGATTTTTCTAAATATGCATTGGAAATTTTTTCCAAACCAAGCAGCACGCAAAAGCAAAAAGATTTCTGCCTGAAAATAATTAAAAGTCCTGTTCCCAATAACGATAGATTCAAAAAAATATGGGAAAATTATATTTATGCTCTCAAAGGTCAATATGAGATGAATCCGTAA
- a CDS encoding putative DNA binding domain-containing protein: protein MNKLELLSIIQCGETSKIQFKEKLTSTDSFAAEMIAMSNSLGGTILLGVQDKTGNIKGLSPEEIHGYNTKIGNMATNNIIPLIYITTEVIIIEDKKLLLVHIEEGVNKPYKDRNSVIWIKQGSDKRKVTDNAELLRLFQKSGNLYIDEMEVYNTNIEDVNKDKFREYYKKEFEEELEESNLSYEQILKNIIIIRNNKLTLGGLLFFGKNPQKFKPAFCIKAVSFFGNEIEGTEYRDSKDIKGTIPEIFDKGMSFFTSNLHWVQKGQDFNSIGILEISKIALEELLQNALVHRDYSKNAPVRLLIFDNRVEIISPGRLPNSLTIENIKSGNAVVRNNLLSTFCSKIMKYRGLGSGVKRAVKEQPNIKLINDVEGEQFIAIIPRKITK, encoded by the coding sequence ATGAATAAATTAGAATTATTAAGCATTATACAATGTGGAGAAACAAGTAAAATACAATTTAAAGAAAAACTAACTTCCACAGATTCATTTGCAGCAGAAATGATAGCTATGTCAAACTCTTTAGGCGGAACAATATTGTTGGGGGTGCAGGATAAAACAGGAAATATAAAAGGTTTAAGCCCCGAAGAAATACACGGGTATAATACCAAAATAGGAAATATGGCTACAAATAACATAATTCCTCTCATTTATATAACAACCGAAGTTATAATTATAGAAGATAAAAAATTACTTCTTGTTCACATTGAAGAAGGTGTAAATAAACCTTACAAAGACAGAAATAGCGTGATATGGATAAAACAAGGCTCTGATAAAAGAAAAGTTACAGATAATGCCGAACTTTTAAGGTTATTTCAAAAAAGCGGGAATTTATATATAGACGAAATGGAAGTTTATAATACAAATATAGAAGATGTAAACAAAGATAAATTCAGAGAGTACTACAAAAAAGAATTTGAGGAAGAATTAGAAGAAAGCAATTTATCTTATGAACAGATTTTAAAAAATATAATTATAATAAGAAACAATAAATTAACACTTGGCGGATTACTGTTTTTTGGGAAAAATCCTCAAAAATTTAAACCTGCATTTTGTATAAAGGCTGTATCATTTTTCGGCAATGAAATAGAAGGCACAGAATACCGAGACAGCAAAGATATAAAAGGAACGATACCAGAAATTTTTGATAAAGGTATGAGTTTTTTTACTTCAAATCTTCACTGGGTCCAAAAAGGACAGGATTTTAATTCAATTGGAATACTGGAAATATCAAAAATAGCACTCGAAGAACTGCTACAAAATGCTTTGGTTCATAGAGATTATTCAAAAAATGCTCCTGTAAGGCTTTTAATCTTTGATAATAGAGTTGAAATAATAAGTCCGGGAAGATTGCCAAACAGTCTGACAATTGAAAATATAAAATCAGGAAACGCCGTTGTAAGAAATAATTTATTATCTACATTTTGTTCAAAAATAATGAAATACAGAGGTTTAGGTTCAGGCGTTAAAAGAGCTGTAAAAGAACAGCCTAATATTAAGTTGATAAATGATGTAGAAGGAGAGCAATTTATTGCTATAATACCTCGAAAAATTACAAAATAA
- a CDS encoding MFS transporter: MNEENNNEKSQFGLLTIKRFAPFFWTQFFGAFNDNVYKNALIILIAYKYSQILSGSTDIWINSAAGLFILPFFIFSATAGQIADKYDKSFLIKIIKLMEIVIMTSAAVAFYFDSLIALMLILFFMGAQSTFFGPIKYSIIPQHLKTGEIVGGNAMVEMGTFVSILLGTITGGVLVQMENGTIFVSIIVCLIATLGWTTSLFIPSAPSTSPNIKISLNPFSQTYQTVKFVCKERIIFLTVLGISWYWALGVSYLTQIPNYAKNVLHGSEGIVTLLLTMFSVGVGIGSLLCEWLSGKRIEYGIVPIGSLGLSIFGIDLVFAYSPPNIDYLMGIGEFLKTPGSIRVLLDLILIGLFGGFYIVPLYSILQIRSSPEFRARIIAGNNIWNSLFMVLAAAFAGVLIGIMGLTIPQFFFVLVVLNILIAVYIYTIIPEFTMRCLIWLLTHIMYRIKHKNLQLIPKEGPAVLVCNHVSYVDGLIIAGACRSPARFVIDKEIFNIPVLSFIFKTGKAIPITSRHRDPETYENAFTEISKALSENDIVCIFPEGKLTVDGNINEFKTGIERIIQTNPVPVIPMALIGLWGSFFSHKGGRAFTRLPKRFFSKIKLIVGEPVMPENVSAKNLQEIVENLVANNE; encoded by the coding sequence ATGAACGAGGAAAATAACAACGAAAAAAGCCAGTTTGGACTTCTTACAATAAAAAGATTCGCTCCTTTTTTTTGGACTCAATTCTTTGGGGCCTTTAATGATAATGTATATAAAAACGCACTCATAATATTGATTGCGTATAAATACAGTCAAATTTTATCAGGGAGCACTGATATTTGGATTAATTCGGCAGCAGGACTGTTTATATTACCGTTTTTTATATTTTCAGCAACTGCTGGTCAAATAGCGGACAAATACGATAAATCTTTTCTGATCAAAATCATTAAATTAATGGAAATTGTAATAATGACATCGGCTGCTGTAGCTTTTTATTTTGATAGCTTGATAGCGCTAATGCTGATACTTTTTTTTATGGGAGCCCAGTCAACATTTTTTGGTCCAATCAAATACAGTATAATACCTCAGCATTTAAAAACTGGCGAAATAGTTGGCGGAAATGCTATGGTTGAAATGGGAACTTTTGTTTCGATACTGCTCGGAACAATAACAGGCGGAGTTCTTGTTCAAATGGAAAATGGAACAATATTTGTATCAATTATTGTATGTTTAATTGCAACTCTGGGATGGACAACAAGCCTTTTTATTCCATCCGCTCCTTCTACTTCTCCAAATATTAAAATAAGCTTAAATCCATTCTCTCAGACTTATCAAACAGTAAAATTTGTTTGCAAAGAAAGAATAATATTTTTAACAGTTTTAGGGATATCATGGTATTGGGCTCTTGGAGTATCTTATCTAACTCAAATACCTAATTATGCTAAAAATGTGCTACATGGATCTGAAGGTATAGTTACTTTGCTTCTTACAATGTTTTCAGTAGGTGTTGGTATTGGGTCGTTGCTTTGTGAATGGCTTTCTGGAAAAAGGATAGAATATGGAATTGTTCCGATTGGTTCTTTGGGTTTAAGCATATTTGGCATTGACCTTGTTTTTGCTTATTCGCCTCCTAATATTGATTATCTTATGGGTATAGGAGAATTTTTAAAAACTCCTGGCAGCATAAGAGTTTTGTTAGATTTAATTTTAATAGGCTTATTTGGAGGTTTTTATATTGTTCCCCTTTATTCTATTCTTCAAATTAGGAGCAGTCCAGAATTTCGTGCCAGAATTATCGCCGGAAATAATATATGGAATTCATTATTTATGGTTCTTGCAGCGGCATTTGCCGGCGTACTTATAGGAATCATGGGACTTACAATTCCCCAGTTTTTCTTTGTTCTTGTAGTTTTAAACATACTCATAGCTGTTTATATTTATACAATTATTCCCGAATTTACAATGAGATGCCTTATTTGGCTGCTTACCCATATAATGTATAGAATTAAGCATAAAAATCTTCAATTAATCCCCAAAGAAGGCCCCGCAGTTCTTGTTTGCAATCATGTAAGTTATGTTGATGGACTTATAATAGCTGGAGCCTGTAGAAGTCCTGCCCGCTTTGTTATTGATAAAGAAATTTTTAATATCCCAGTATTAAGTTTTATATTTAAAACAGGCAAGGCTATACCTATTACATCGAGACATAGAGATCCTGAAACTTATGAAAATGCATTTACAGAAATTTCAAAAGCGCTTTCTGAAAATGATATTGTATGTATATTTCCAGAAGGAAAATTAACCGTAGATGGCAATATAAACGAATTTAAAACAGGAATAGAAAGAATAATACAAACTAATCCTGTTCCAGTAATTCCAATGGCGCTAATTGGCCTTTGGGGAAGTTTTTTCAGTCATAAAGGCGGAAGAGCATTTACTCGACTTCCAAAAAGATTTTTCTCAAAAATCAAATTAATTGTAGGTGAACCTGTAATGCCTGAAAATGTTAGTGCTAAAAATCTTCAGGAAATTGTTGAAAATTTAGTAGCTAATAATGAATGA
- a CDS encoding glycogen/starch synthase, which translates to MAQRRTTPRLLIVTPEVAYLPKEMGDMANYLSAKAGSLGDISASLINALFEKGIDVHIALPDYRSIFNARVAPLIAKEIRNIRKNIPENRIHLAEDRAFFYRDSIYHGDDNALLSISFQREVMNNIIPLVQPDIIHCHGWMTGLIPGMARHMGIPCLFTVHNIRVIKSTLSFIEDKGIDALACWKYFYYERMPISYEESLENNNVDFLISGIFGAHFVNTVSPTFLQEIICKKFDFIDENLRRELKNKWNAGCATGILNAPAPSFNPSTDKTLYQNYNPNDHKEGKNNNKIKIQEQFGLIKDENAPLFFWPSRLDNENKGSQLLVEILYKIISKYWNNNLQVIFVTNGRLRSAFSDLVNFHGFHNRVAICDFDDKVSRQAFAASDFIFMPSFIEPCGLYQMIAIIYGALPIIYDTGGLRDTVSHLDVKNNNGNGFVFKHFDSNGLFWAVTQAMEFFCLPQDIKEAQIKRIMEQGLKKFNYSVTVDYYVDLYEKMLKRPLLNSF; encoded by the coding sequence ATGGCTCAAAGACGAACAACTCCAAGACTCCTCATAGTAACTCCTGAGGTTGCCTATTTACCAAAAGAAATGGGAGATATGGCAAATTATCTCAGCGCAAAAGCTGGAAGTTTGGGTGATATTTCCGCTTCGCTTATAAATGCTTTATTTGAAAAAGGAATAGATGTTCATATAGCTTTGCCTGACTATCGTTCTATTTTTAATGCAAGAGTAGCTCCATTAATAGCTAAAGAAATAAGAAATATACGTAAAAACATACCAGAAAATAGAATACATCTTGCCGAAGATAGGGCTTTTTTTTATCGTGACAGCATATACCATGGAGACGATAATGCATTGCTTTCAATTTCGTTTCAGAGAGAAGTTATGAACAATATAATTCCACTTGTTCAGCCAGATATTATCCATTGTCATGGATGGATGACGGGTTTAATTCCAGGTATGGCAAGGCATATGGGAATTCCTTGTTTGTTCACTGTACATAATATTCGTGTAATTAAATCAACGTTATCATTTATCGAAGATAAGGGAATTGATGCGCTTGCTTGCTGGAAATATTTTTATTATGAAAGAATGCCCATCAGCTATGAAGAATCGCTGGAAAATAATAATGTTGACTTTTTAATAAGCGGCATTTTCGGTGCTCATTTTGTCAATACTGTAAGTCCTACATTTCTACAAGAAATTATTTGTAAAAAATTTGACTTTATAGACGAAAATTTAAGAAGAGAGCTTAAAAATAAATGGAATGCTGGGTGTGCTACAGGAATTCTTAATGCGCCTGCACCTTCTTTTAATCCATCAACTGATAAAACACTTTACCAAAATTATAATCCTAATGACCATAAAGAAGGTAAAAATAATAATAAAATAAAGATTCAAGAACAATTCGGACTGATCAAAGACGAAAATGCTCCGCTTTTTTTCTGGCCTTCTCGTCTTGATAACGAAAACAAAGGATCTCAGCTTTTAGTAGAGATACTTTATAAAATTATATCAAAATACTGGAATAATAATCTTCAAGTTATATTTGTAACTAATGGAAGATTAAGAAGCGCATTTAGCGACCTTGTAAATTTTCATGGATTTCATAATCGAGTTGCGATATGTGATTTTGACGATAAAGTTTCGCGCCAAGCTTTTGCTGCATCAGATTTTATTTTTATGCCTTCATTTATTGAGCCATGCGGGCTTTATCAGATGATAGCTATTATTTATGGAGCTTTACCTATTATTTACGATACTGGAGGTCTTCGCGATACTGTTTCTCATCTTGATGTTAAAAATAATAATGGAAATGGCTTTGTTTTTAAACATTTTGATTCAAATGGTCTTTTTTGGGCTGTTACTCAAGCTATGGAATTTTTTTGTCTTCCCCAAGATATAAAAGAGGCTCAAATAAAAAGGATTATGGAACAGGGACTTAAAAAATTCAATTATAGTGTTACTGTTGATTATTATGTTGATTTATATGAAAAAATGCTCAAAAGACCACTTCTTAATTCCTTTTAA